Proteins found in one Coffea eugenioides isolate CCC68of chromosome 5, Ceug_1.0, whole genome shotgun sequence genomic segment:
- the LOC113771458 gene encoding putative F-box/FBD/LRR-repeat protein At1g66290, producing the protein MKYDNPRCLTSELFTCKTLQLLNLDSSIIIKPKLVHLPNLKILRLFGVELTDDGSIPQILAGCPKLEHLHMCGCQLHGIQVLDISTPSLKGLEFFNCYGAFGLVIDTPNLEDLCYVDFLNRDPLVKNLKSLVKAYLFPYSVTLQNTDDACLCGDHVSKFLNAMDNTKSLTLLTVCLEGLLHSSCSIPKFQNLTHMKLVPRHNCHWELLPILLHSTPNLKTLALDMEFPDNDIRQWPKFPVTQNRPICLAQYLRTVDIFNFKGMQFELDLLSYLLQYGQVLEKINLNFSQNNGFSNWSDAVRKISALPKKSRTCQLEFLCTSKNTFCKPVCLTSMRS; encoded by the exons ATGAAATATGACAATCCTAGATGTTTAACAAGTGAACTTTTCACTTGTAAAACACTTCAGTTGTTAAACCTGGATAGCTCCATTATCATCAAGCCGAAGTTAGTTCATTTACCAAATCTAAAGATCTTACGTCTTTTCGGAGTAGAATTAACAGATGATGGTTCCATACCACAGATCCTTGCTGGTTGTCCTAAGCTTGAGCATCTGCACATGTGTGGTTGCCAATTGCATGGAATTCAAGTTCTTGATATTTCAACTCCTTCCCTGAAGGGCTTAGAATTTTTCAATTGTTACGGTGCATTCGGACTCGTCATTGATACCCCAAATCTTGAGGACCTGTGCTATGTTGATTTTTTAAATAGAGATCCATTGGTGAAAAATCTGAAGTCATTGGTAAAAGCTTATTTGTTTCCTTACTCTGTAACTCTACAAAACACAGATGATGCATGCTTATGTGGGGATCATGTGTCTAAGTTCCTGAATGCAATGGATAACACCAAGTCTCTTACTCTCCTAACTGTTTGCTTGGAG GGTCTCCTTCATTCCAGCTGTTCAATCCCCAAATTCCAAAATTTGACCCATATGAAGCTAGTGCCACGCCATAACTGTCATTGGGAATTGCTACCAATCCTACTTCACAGTACACCCAATCTAAAAACTTTGGCTCTTGATATG GAATTTCCAGACAATGATATTCGCCAATGGCCCAAGTTTCCTGTAACGCAGAATCGGCCCATCTGCTTGGCTCAGTACCTCAGGACGGTGGATATTTTCAATTTCAAAGGGATGCAGTTTGAACTTGATTTGCTAAGCTATCTTCTGCAGTATGGACAAGTACTGGAGAAGATAAACTTAAATTTTTCACAGAATAATGGATTCTCAAACTGGTCGGATGCAGTTAGGAAGATATCAGCACTCCCAAAAAAATCAAGGACATGCCAGCTGGAATTTCTTTGTACGAGCAAAAATACATTTTGCAAGCCTGTATGCTTGACATCCATGAGAAGTTGA
- the LOC113771457 gene encoding F-box/kelch-repeat protein At3g06240-like, with the protein MASFASCIVMMIFIFCNPVLRKFIKLPACPLGIPHGCHKISEHSGFENDPITNDYKVIRLVTMTPNKRYGHQAFVVRADVYNLGTSSWRELDTNAILCFNITNEVFREIEYLNLSIGSRGENSVTILEESLILISSISGNPKLFSPAYDYNTSIKVWVMKEYGVRESWTKKFSTAHLPEINCQLSFWNNDEELFTQIKNGRVDLHGISAMAKSFGSIRCTSRPTNHGFPTYLSVVTYTESLISLNAERNHCLLLPPSRKVTNFSRIGVFFNTGQKEEISIYTS; encoded by the exons ATGGCTTCTTTTGCATCATGCATCGTCATGAtgatatttattttttgtaatcCTGTGTTACGCAAATTCATCAAGCTTCCCGCTTGCCCTTTAGGGATCCCACATGGATGTCACAAGATCTCCGAGCATTCAGGATTCGAGAATGATCCTATCACTAATGATTACAAGGTTATCAGGCTAGTAACAATGACGCCTAATAAAAGATATGGACATCAGGCTTTTGTAGTCAGAGCTGATGTTTACAATCTCGGTACCAGTTCTTGGAGGGAGTTAGATACC AATGCTATCCTTTGTTTCAATATCACCAATGAGGTGTTTCGAGAGATAGAGTATCTCAATTTGAGCATTGGTAGTAGGGGCGAGAATAGTGTGACTATCTTAGAAGAATCCCTTATCCTTATCTCGAGCATATCAGGGAATCCCAAACTCTTTTCTCCAGCATATGATTATAATACTTCAATCAAGGTTTGGGTGATGAAAGAATATGGTGTTAGGGAGTCTTGGACCAAGAAATTTTCCACAGCACATCTACCAGAAATCAATTGCCAATTATCCTTTTGGAACAATGATGAGGAGCTGTTTACACAAATCAAGAATGGGAGAGTTGATCTTCATGGGATCTCCgcaatggccaagagcttcggAAGTATCAGATGTACGAGCCGACCAACTAACCATGGGTTTCCAACTTACCTAAGCGTTGTAACTTATACTGAGAGTTTGATTAGTCTCAATGCTGAAAGGAACCATTGTctattactccctccgtcccgaaAAGTGACAAACTTTTCGAGAATTGGAGTATTTTTCAACACTGGGCAAAAAGAAGAGATATCCATCTACACTTCCTAA